From the genome of Streptacidiphilus sp. PB12-B1b:
GCGCCGGGAGGCGGCACTGTGAGCAACCGGGAGCCGCTTCCGCCGCACGAGGTCGTCGAGCGGGCGCTTGCGAGGTCCACGACCTCTGCATGCATCGTGATCGCCGAGGCGGTCTCCAGTGTCAATCTTCGCTGGGCTGGGAACTCCCTCATCAGCAACGGCGACACCCGCGCCCGTACCGCCACCGTGATAGCGCTCGACCACCGGGCCGACGGAATCGCCGCCGGCACGGTCACCAGAGCAGTCGCCGACACCGGCCAACTGGCCCGCTTGGTCGAGGACGCCGAAGCCGTCGCCAGGCATCAGCGGCCGGTCGAGGACGCCCTACCGCTGGTAGCGAGCCGCTCCGCAGTGCCGGGGTTCACGGATCCCCCGGTCGAGACGGACATCAGTGTGTTCACGGGACTCGCGCCCGCCCTCCGTGAGACGTTCGCCGAGGCCACAGCAGCGGACCGCACGCTCTACGGCTACGCCGAGCACACCGTGGCCACGACCTACGTCGGCAGCTCCTCCGGGTTGCGCGCCCGGCACGACGGACCAGTCGGAAAGCTTGAACTGACCGTCAAAACGGGCGACGGAGAACGCTCCGCCTGGGGCGGTGCCGGCACCACGGACTTCACCGACGTGGACGTGGAGGCGTTGGCCGGACAACTCGCCCAACGCCTGGCCTGGGGAAAGAGGCGCGTCAACCTGCCACCGGGACGGTACGAGACGGTACTGCCGCCGAGTGCGGTCGCCGACCTGATGCTGCATCTGTACTCCTGGGCCAGCTCGGCGGAGGCGATCGAAGGGAACAACGCCTTCTCACGACCGGGAGCCGACGGCGGGACACGCATCGGCGAACGTCTGTCCGCGCTGCCATTGGACCTCTACAGCGACCCGAGCATGCCCGGGCTCCAGTGCACACCGTTCGTCACGGCCCACACGTCCGGACTGGACGTGTCGGTGTTCGACAACGGACACCCCCTCGACCGCACGGACTGGATCCGCGACGGCGTCCTGACAGCGCTTCCGATGTCCCGCCACGGCGCGTCCACGACCGGGAGGAACCCGACTCCCCGTATCGACAACCTGATCCTGTCCCGACGAGGTGCCACCTCGTCGATGAACGACCTGATCAGCGCCACCGACTACGGGCTGCTGCTGACCAGCCTCTGGTACGTCCGGGACCTGGACCCGCAGACACTGCTGCTCACCGGGCTGACCCGGGACGGCGTGTATCTGATCGACTCGGGAGAGGTGGTCGGTGAGGTCGGCAACTTCCGGTTCAACGACAGCCCGCTCGACCTCCTGTCACGGATCACCGAGGCAGGCGTGACCACTGCAGCATTGCCCAGAGAACGGAGCTCAGCCGCCCGAACGGCGATGCCCGCGGTCCGCGCCTCCAACTTCAACATGTCGACAGCCAGCCGGGCACGATGAGTCCGGCGGGAGCTCTGAAGGCTCCTCACCAGCAGCTGCCCGGGGTTCAGCCCATGTGGTTGAGGTGAGGAGCTTCAGCCACATGATCGATCCTCTGACCTGAGCATCCGGTGGCACAGAGTGCAGCTGCAGAGGATCCTGGAAGCCGGCATCCGGCGTTGCAAGGCCAACCGGGCGTCCGAGGAGGAGCGGGAACGGGCCCGTCAGCACGCCGCCGCGCCGGCTGCCGAGTTCGAGACCTTCGCACGCTGGGGCAGACCTACGCGGGGGTGATCCGAAATCTGGCCCGATCAGGGCTTTGCAGGCCGCCTGGTCGACTGGGCCGCCGGAACCCTCGGCCGGCAGTTGGAGATCGTCCGCAAGGACCCCGACCAGCGGGGTTTCCAGGTCCAGCCGAAGCGGTGGGCGGTAGAGCGCACCTTCTCGTAGCTCACCCGCTCCCCCACTGCGGCCCAACCAATACCAACTGAACCAGGACAGAGGGACCGCTACTGTCATGCCGTGATCGACTTCAACGCAGCCCGTCTCGGGGCCGAGGCAGCGTACCGCCTACGGGAAGCCGACTGCCGCACCGTCGAATCCGGCCTCAACGACGACGAGTTCGAGCGCATCGAGGCGACCTACGGCTTCTAGTGTCCTGCGCCTGAAGTTCGCTGTATATGTGTAGCCTTGGTCTGTGGCGCGAATGGGGCGGCCGATGGCCGAGCTGACGTTGACGGACGATGAGCGCGAGACGTTGGTCCGCTGGTCGCGGCGGGCCAAGTCCTCGCAGGCGCTGGCGCAACGCTGCCGGATCGTTCTCGGCTGTGCGGAGGGGAAGTCGAACCAGGTGGTCGCTGCCGAGTTGGGCATCTGGCCGCAGACGGTCGGCAAGTGGCGGCGGCGTTTCCTGGAGAGCCGTCTGGATGGCCTGGCCGACGAGCAACGGCCCGGCGCCCCCAGGAAGATCGGCGATGACCAGGTCGAGGACCTGGTCATCGCCACGCTGGAGCGGGCTCCCAAGGATGCGACGCACTGGTCGCGGGCGTCCATGGCAGCCGAGAGCGGGCTGTCGAAGTCCACGGTCGGCCGGGTCTGGAAGGCGTTCGGCCTCAAGCCGCACCTGGTGGAGACCTTTAAGCTCAGCAAGGACCCGCAGTTCATCGACAAGGTCCGCGACGTGGTCGGGCTCTACCTGGACCCGCCGGAGCGGGCCCTGGTCCTGTGCGTGGACGAGAAGAGCCAGATCCAGGCGCTGGACCGCTCGGCACCGGTCCTGCCGATGATGCCCGGGATGCCCGAGCGACGCACCCACGACTACCTGCGCAACGGCGTCACCACACTGTTCGCCGCACTGGACGTGGCCACGGGCGAGGTCATCGGCTCACTCCACCGCCGACACCGGGCCACGGAGTTCAAGAAGTTCCTCACCAAGCTGGACAAGGAAGTGCCGGCCGACCTGGACGTGCACCTCATCTGCGACAACTACGCCACCCACAAGACCCCCGCGATCCAGAAGTGGCTTGCCGCCCACCCGCGGTTCCACCTGCACTTCACCCCCACCAGCTCGTCCTGGCTCAACCAGGTCGAGCGGTGGTTCGGCCTGCTGACGGACAAGCAACTCCGACGCGGAGTCCACACGTCCGTCCGCGCGCTGGAGAAGGACATCCGGGACTGGATCAAGACCTGGAACGGGAACCCACGGCCCTTCACCTGGACCAGGACCGCCGACGAGATCCTCGAACGACTCGCCACATATCTTGAACGATCTCCTGGCGCAGGACACTAGAAGGCCGATGAAGATGTTGGGTTCTGGCCCTGCCGGGTGAGTGGTGGGGCCAGACTCGTTTTTGTGGTGATGGGTGAGTGGGGCGGGGAGGCCGTTGGGCCGGATGTGTGGGAGGCGTGCCGGGATCTGATTCCGGCGGGGAGCGTGTTCGCTTTCCTGGCCGGGCACCGTGGCACGCTGTTCCCAGCGGGGATGTTCGCGGACATGTGTCCCTCGGCGAACGGACGCCCCAGCATGCCGCCGCAGATCCTGGCAGCAGCGGTCACGCTCCAGGCCCTGCACGGGCTCTCGGACTTCGAGACCGTCCAGGAACTGCGCTGTGACCTGCGGTGGAAGGCCGCGTGCGGACTGGGCCTGCACGACACCGCGTTCGACTCATCGCTACTGGCCTACTTCCGCCGCCGCCTGGCCCGCTCCGCCCGCCCGAACCGCGTCTTCGAGGCCGTGCGCGAGGTCGTCCACGCCACCGGCGTCCTGAAGGGCAAGCAGCGCAGGGCACTGGATTCCACCGTGCTGGACGACGCGGTGGCCACCCAGGACACCGTCACCCAGATCATCGCCGCGATCCGCACGGTGATCCGCGAAGTCCCCGCAGCCGACCGGCTCGCGGCCGTGCAGTGCACCGCCCACCACTACACCGACCCGGGCAAGCCCCGCATCGCCTGGAACGACGCCCAGGCCCGAGCGGACCTGGTCGACGCCCTGGTCGCCGACGCCCTGCGGCTCCTGGGCCACCTGCCCGAGCAGGAACTCGGCGAGAAGGCCGCCAGCGCGGTGGGCTGCTGGCCCTGGTCGCCGGCCAGGACGTCGAGCCCGCCGAGGACTCCGACGGCACCGACGGACGCTGGCGCATCACCCAGGGCACCGCGCCCGACCGCATCGTCTCCACCGTCGACCCCGAAGCCCGGCACGTCCACAAGACCCGCAGCCACCAGCAGGACGGATTCAAGGCCCACCTCGCCTTCGAACCCGAGACCGGGCTGTTCACCGCCGTCGCCCTGCGGCCCGGCGCCAGCGTCGAGCACCACGAAGCCACCGTCGCCCTGGACTTACTCAGCGAGGAGGATGGCCCTGTCGACGTGCTGGGCGACACCGCCTACTCCAGCAGCCGGGCCCGCCAGGCCCTGGAAGAAGCCGGCCACCGGCTCTTCGTGAAGCCGCCACCCCTGCGGCCCGCCGTCCCCGGCGGCTTCACCCTGGACGACTTCGCCATCGACACCACCGCCGCCACGGTGACCTGCCCCCAAGGCCACACCGTCGAACTCGCCCCACCACGCGGACAGCACCAGCAACGCAAGGCCACCTTCGGGAACCTGTGCACCGGATGCCCACTGCACGAACGCTGCACCACAGCCAAGGCCGGGCGCATCCTGACCATCCGCCCGCACCACGACCACCAGGCCACCGCCCGCCACCAGGCCGCCACCGACCCCGCCTGGCAGGCCGAATACCGCCGATGGCGACCACCGGTCGAACGCGCCGTCGCCTGGATCGTCCACCACGGCAACCGCCGCCTGCACTACCGCGGCACCCTCAGGAACGACACCTGGCTCCACACCCGAGCCGCCACCCTCAACCTCCGCCGCCTGATCAACCTCGGACTCACCCACACCAGCACCACCTGGCAACTCAACCCACCCACGGCATAGCAAAGGGGCCACCCGGCCAGCAGCCGGACAGCCCCTCGACAAGATCTTCATCGGCCTTCTAGGAGCTGTTGGGGTTCGGATCATGTGGTTGAGGTGAGGTGCTTCAGCCACATGATCGAGCCTCGGAGGTGGAGTCCGGCCTCGAAGCTCTCCGGGCTCTTGTCGTAGCGGGTGGCCACCCCGCGCCAGGTCTTGACCTTCTGGAAACAGCGTTCGACGGTGTTCCTGTCCTTGTAGAGCTCGGTGTCGTGGCTGACGGGCCGGCCGCCCCTGCTGCCCTTCTTCTTGCGGTTGGCGGCCTGGTCCCTCTTCTCCGGGATGACGGCCTTGATGCCACGTTTGCGCAGGTAGGCCCGGTTGGCCTTGGAGGAGTAGGCCTTGTCGGCGGCGACCGC
Proteins encoded in this window:
- a CDS encoding metallopeptidase TldD-related protein codes for the protein MPGSPVRKRQRPQHAPGGGTVSNREPLPPHEVVERALARSTTSACIVIAEAVSSVNLRWAGNSLISNGDTRARTATVIALDHRADGIAAGTVTRAVADTGQLARLVEDAEAVARHQRPVEDALPLVASRSAVPGFTDPPVETDISVFTGLAPALRETFAEATAADRTLYGYAEHTVATTYVGSSSGLRARHDGPVGKLELTVKTGDGERSAWGGAGTTDFTDVDVEALAGQLAQRLAWGKRRVNLPPGRYETVLPPSAVADLMLHLYSWASSAEAIEGNNAFSRPGADGGTRIGERLSALPLDLYSDPSMPGLQCTPFVTAHTSGLDVSVFDNGHPLDRTDWIRDGVLTALPMSRHGASTTGRNPTPRIDNLILSRRGATSSMNDLISATDYGLLLTSLWYVRDLDPQTLLLTGLTRDGVYLIDSGEVVGEVGNFRFNDSPLDLLSRITEAGVTTAALPRERSSAARTAMPAVRASNFNMSTASRAR
- a CDS encoding IS630 family transposase — encoded protein: MGRPMAELTLTDDERETLVRWSRRAKSSQALAQRCRIVLGCAEGKSNQVVAAELGIWPQTVGKWRRRFLESRLDGLADEQRPGAPRKIGDDQVEDLVIATLERAPKDATHWSRASMAAESGLSKSTVGRVWKAFGLKPHLVETFKLSKDPQFIDKVRDVVGLYLDPPERALVLCVDEKSQIQALDRSAPVLPMMPGMPERRTHDYLRNGVTTLFAALDVATGEVIGSLHRRHRATEFKKFLTKLDKEVPADLDVHLICDNYATHKTPAIQKWLAAHPRFHLHFTPTSSSWLNQVERWFGLLTDKQLRRGVHTSVRALEKDIRDWIKTWNGNPRPFTWTRTADEILERLATYLERSPGAGH